The proteins below are encoded in one region of Saccharomyces kudriavzevii IFO 1802 strain IFO1802 genome assembly, chromosome: 5:
- the UTR4 gene encoding putative acireductone synthase UTR4 (similar to Saccharomyces cerevisiae UTR4 (YEL038W); ancestral locus Anc_1.481), which yields MGDGYSTFLLDIEGTVCPISFVKDTLFPYFTKQVPQLVQQDSRDSAICEILSQFGIDDKHQLQAHILELVANDVKDPILKQLQGYVWAHGYESGQIKAPVYADAIDFIRRKDRIYIYSSGSVKAQKLLFGHVQGRRAPTGDSLDLNAYIDGYFDINTSGKKTETQAYANILQDIGVSANDVLFLSDNPLELDAAGAVGMATGLAVRPGNAPVSDMQKYRVYKNFEDL from the coding sequence ATGGGAGACGGCTATTCAACTTTTCTGCTTGACATCGAGGGGACAGTATGTCCGATCTCGTTTGTGAAGGACACTTTGTTCCCCTATTTCACGAAGCAAGTGCCGCAGTTGGTGCAGCAGGACTCGAGGGACTCGGCAATCTGCGAGATTCTGTCGCAGTTCGGCATCGACGATAAACATCAGTTGCAAGCGCACATCCTAGAGTTGGTGGCTAATGATGTGAAAGACCCCATCTTAAAGCAGTTGCAAGGCTATGTCTGGGCCCACGGCTACGAGTCTGGACAGATCAAGGCGCCTGTTTATGCAGACGCCATCGATTTCATTAGGAGGAAGGATcgtatatatatctacTCTAGCGGGTCCGTAAAGGCGCAGAAGTTGTTGTTTGGACACGTTCAGGGCCGGCGTGCGCCTACGGGCGATTCCCTGGACTTGAATGCATATATAGATGGTTACTTCGACATCAACACATCCGGGAAGAAGACTGAGACGCAGGCCTATGCCAATATTCTGCAAGATATTGGTGTGAGCGCTAACGATGTACTATTCTTAAGCGATAATCCATTGGAGCTGGACGCAGCTGGTGCCGTTGGAATGGCTACTGGGTTGGCTGTGCGGCCCGGCAATGCTCCCGTTTCCGATATGCAAAAGTATCGAGTGTACAAAAATTTCGAAGATCTTTGA
- the RAD23 gene encoding Rad23p (similar to Saccharomyces cerevisiae RAD23 (YEL037C); ancestral locus Anc_1.480), which yields MVSLTFKNFKKEKVPLDLEPSNTIFEAKTKLAQSTSCEESQIKLIYSGKVLQDSKTVSECGLKDGDQVVFMISQKKSTKTKVTEPPAAPETATTVPAGEPSTEQATASADAPTAPAAEELQPQEEPSSNTEQAESVSTPGFVVGTQRNETIERIMEMGYPREEVERALRAAFNNPDRAVEYLLMGIPENLRPPEPQQQAVAPTEQPPTTATTAEQPAEDDLFAQAAQGGNTSSGALGSAGGAADAAQGGPPGSIGLTVEDLLSLRQVVSGNPEALAPLLENISARYPQLREHIMANPEVFVSMLLEAVGDNMQDVMEGADDMVEGEDIEVAGEGAAAGPEQAEGEGSFQVDYTPEDDQAISRLCELGFERDLVIQVYFACDKNEEAAANILFSDHAD from the coding sequence ATGGTTAGTTTGAccttcaagaatttcaaaaaagaaaaggttcCCTTGGACTTAGAACCTTCAAACACAATTTTCGAGGCCAAGACGAAACTGGCCCAATCTACCTCATGCGAAGAATCTCAAATAAAACTGATCTATTCAGGTAAAGTGCTACAAGATTCCAAAACTGTCTCAGAATGCGGGCTAAAAGATGGCGACCAAGTCGTTTTCATGatttctcaaaaaaaatctacaAAGACTAAAGTAACGGAACCTCCAGCTGCTCCTGAGACCGCCACCACGGTTCCTGCCGGAGAACCCTCTACAGAACAGGCGACCGCCAGTGCGGACGCTCCCACTGCTCCCGCTGCTGAAGAATTGCAGCCACAGGAAGAACCAAGCTCTAATACAGAACAGGCGGAATCTGTTTCCACACCGGGATTTGTAGTAGGAACCCAAAGAAACGAGACCATAGAAAGAATCATGGAAATGGGCTACCCCAGAGAAGAAGTCGAACGTGCTTTGAGAGCTGCCTTCAATAACCCAGATAGGGCAGTGGAGTACCTACTCATGGGTATTCCGGAGAATTTACGTCCACCAGAACCACAGCAACAAGCCGTGGCCCCCACGGAACAACCTCCGACAACCGCCACCACTGCGGAACAACCCGCTGAAGATGACCTATTTGCACAAGCTGCCCAGGGCGGTAACACTTCATCTGGTGCACTTGGTTCAGCAGGAGGTGCCGCAGATGCCGCGCAAGGTGGACCTCCAGGTTCCATTGGCTTGACCGTTGAAGATTTGCTATCGTTAAGACAAGTCGTTTCAGGTAACCCAGAAGCCCTCGCTCCACTATTGGAGAACATAAGCGCTAGGTATCCTCAATTACGTGAACATATCATGGCAAACCCAGAAGTGTTTGTTTCAATGTTATTAGAAGCCGTCGGTGACAACATGCAAGACGTCATGGAAGGCGCAGACGACATGGTGGAAGGAGAGGATATAGAAGTTGCAGGAGAGGGTGCCGCTGCGGGACCTGAACAAGCCGAAGGCGAAGGCTCTTTCCAAGTGGACTACACTCCTGAAGACGATCAAGCCATTTCGCGCCTCTGCGAACTGggatttgaaagagatCTTGTCATCCAAGTGTATTTCGCATGtgacaaaaatgaagaagcTGCAGCCAATATCCTATTCAGCGATCATGCCGATTGA
- the CYC7 gene encoding cytochrome c isoform 2 (similar to Saccharomyces cerevisiae CYC7 (YEL039C) and CYC1 (YJR048W); ancestral locus Anc_1.482): MAKESTGSKAGSSKKGATLFKTRCQQCHTIEEGGPNKVGPNLHGIFGRHSGQVKGYSYTDANINKNVKWDESNMSEYLTNPKKYIPGTKMAFAGLKKEKDRNDLIAYMTKAAK; encoded by the coding sequence ATGGCTAAAGAAAGCACGGGATCCAAAGCAGGCTCTTCGAAGAAAGGTGCCACATTATTTAAAACGAGATGTCAACAGTGCCATACAATAGAAGAAGGTGGTCCAAACAAAGTAGGTCCTAATCTGCATGGTATTTTTGGTAGGCATTCCGGTCAAGTGAAGGGCTATTCATACACAGATGCTAACATCAACAAGAACGTCAAATGGGACGAGAGTAACATGTCCGAGTACTTAACTAACCCTAAGAAGTATATTCCTGGTACTAAGATGGCCTTTGCTGggttgaagaaggaaaaggacAGAAACGATTTGATTGCGTATATGACGAAGGCTGCAAAATAG
- the MCM3 gene encoding MCM DNA helicase complex subunit MCM3 (similar to Saccharomyces cerevisiae MCM3 (YEL032W); ancestral locus Anc_1.477): MDGSTGFDGDATTFFAPDAVFGDRVRRFQEFLDTFTSYRDSVRSIQVYNSNNGSSYNDNLDDADDQDLPGDDLEKEKKTASSTALNILPNRITISLDDLREFDRSFWSGILTEPAYFIPPAEKALTDLADSMDDVPQPNASAASSRHPWRLSFKGSFGAHALSPRTLTAQHLNKLVSVEGIVTRTSLVRPKLIRSVHYAAKTGRFHYRDYTDATTTLTTRIPTPAIYPTEDTDGNKLTTEYGYSTFIDHQRVTVQEMPEMAPAGQLPRSIDVILDDDLVDKTKPGDRVNVVGVFKSLGAGGMNQSNSNTLIGFKTLILGNTVYPLHARSTGVAARQSLTDFDIRNINKLSKKKDIFDILSQSLAPSIYGHDHIKKAILLMLMGGVEKNLENGSHLRGDINILMVGDPSTAKSQLLRFVLNTASLAIATTGRGSSGVGLTAAVTTDRETGERRLEAGAMVLADRGVVCIDEFDKMTDVDRVAIHEVMEQQTVTIAKAGIHTTLNARCSVIAAANPVFGQYDVNRDPHQNIALPDSLLSRFDLLFVVTDDINEIRDRSISEHVLRTHRYLPPGYLEGEPVRERLNLSLAVGDDADVNPEEHSTTGAGGENEGEDDEDYVFEKFNPLLQAGAKLAKNKGNYNGTEIPKLVTIPFLRKYVQYAKERVIPQLTQEAINVIVKNYTDLRNDENTKKSPITPRTLETLIRLATAHAKVRLSKTVNKTDAKVAANLLRFALLGEDIGNDIDQEESEYEEALSKRSPHKSPKKRQRVRQPASNSGSPIKTTPRRSATPSVNATPSSARRILRFQDDEEQAGEDDNDIMSPLPIEEEADLQRRLELGLRVSPRRKEHLHTSDVAASGPLTEVGTPRLPNVSSAGQDDEQQQQQQSVISFESVEPGTISTGRLSLISGIIARLMQTEIFEEESYPVASLFERINEELPEEEKFSAQEYLAGLKIMSDRNNLMVADDKVWRV, from the coding sequence ATGGACGGCTCCACGGGATTTGATGGAGATGCTACTACTTTTTTCGCCCCAGATGCTGTGTTTGGTGACAGAGTGCGCAGGTTCCAGGAATTCCTAGATACTTTCACCTCGTACAGGGATTCGGTAAGGTCCATCCAGGTCTACAACAGCAATAACGGGAGCAGCTACAACGACAACCTGGACGACGCCGACGACCAGGACCTGCCAGGCGATGATcttgagaaagaaaagaaaaccgCGTCCTCCACCGCATTGAACATACTTCCTAACAGAATTACCATTTCGCTTGACGACTTGAGAGAGTTCGATAGGTCGTTTTGGTCGGGAATCCTGACCGAACCGGCATACTTCATTCCCCCCGCCGAGAAGGCGCTTACTGACCTGGCAGACTCGATGGATGATGTTCCGCAACCCAATGCCTCTGCAGCGTCGTCTCGCCACCCTTGGAGGCTTTCGTTTAAAGGTTCATTTGGTGCGCACGCATTGTCTCCTCGTACTTTGACCGCACAACACTTGAACAAACTGGTTTCTGTCGAAGGTATCGTCACCAGGACCTCCCTTGTCAGACCAAAGCTCATCAGATCTGTCCACTACGCGGCAAAGACCGGAAGGTTCCATTATAGGGACTACACGGATGCGACCACGACGCTCACCACGCGTATTCCCACCCCTGCAATCTACCCAACAGAAGACACTGATGGGAACAAGCTGACCACCGAGTATGGCTACAGCACATTCATAGATCATCAGCGTGTCACCGTGCAGGAAATGCCCGAAATGGCCCCCGCCGGTCAACTCCCCAGATCCATCGATGTAATTCTCGATGATGATCTCGTGGACAAGACAAAGCCCGGTGACAGAGTCAACGTTGTGGGTGTATTCAAGTCGCTGGGTGCTGGTGGCATGAACCAATCCAACTCCAACACTTTGATCGGGTTCAAAACTCTAATTCTGGGCAATACCGTATACCCCCTGCACGCAAGGTCTACTGGGGTCGCCGCAAGACAATCGCTGACAGATTTCGACATCAGAAACATCAATAAACTGTCTAAAAAGAAGGACATCTTCGATATCTTGTCGCAGTCCCTAGCGCCCTCCATATACGGACATGATCACATAAAGAAGGCCATTCTCTTGATGCTCATGGGCGGTGTGgagaaaaatttagaaaacGGCTCCCATTTGAGAGGTGACATCAATATCTTGATGGTGGGTGATCCATCCACCGCCAAGTCCCAATTGCTGAGGTTCGTCTTGAACACGGCATCGTTGGCCATTGCCACCACTGGTAGAGGTTCTTCCGGTGTGGGTTTGACTGCAGCCGTGACCACCGACAGAGAAACCGGCGAAAGGAGATTGGAGGCTGGTGCCATGGTTTTGGCCGATCGTGGTGTTGTGTGCATTGACGAATTCGATAAAATGACAGATGTGGATAGAGTCGCCATCCACGAAGTTATGGAACAACAAACCGTGACAATTGCCAAGGCAGGTATTCACACGACTTTGAATGCTCGTTGTAGCGTGATTGCCGCGGCAAATCCCGTCTTTGGTCAGTACGACGTCAATAGAGACCCTCATCAAAACATTGCCCTACCGGATTCGCTGCTGTCTCGTTTTGATTTACTGTTTGTTGTAACGGATGATATTAACGAAATCAGAGACAGGTCCATCAGTGAGCACGTTTTAAGAACACACAGATACTTACCTCCAGGTTACTTAGAAGGTGAGCCAGTGAGAGAGCGTTTGAATTTGTCGTTGGCCGTTGGCGACGACGCCGATGTCAATCCTGAGGAACATTCCACCACTGGAGCTGGTGGAGAAAATGAGGGggaagatgacgaagattatgtctttgaaaaattcaatccGCTACTACAAGCGGGTGCCAAATTGGCCAAGAATAAAGGTAACTATAATGGTACAGAAATTCCCAAATTAGTCACCATTCCATTCCTAAGAAAATACGTTCAGTATGCCAAGGAAAGAGTTATCCCTCAGTTAACACAAGAGGCTATCAATGTCattgtgaaaaattacACTGATTTAagaaatgatgaaaacacGAAAAAATCGCCGATTACTCCAAGAACTCTGGAAACCTTGATTAGATTAGCCACAGCTCACGCCAAAGTCAGATTATCTAAAACGGTCAACAAGACAGATGCCAAAGTAGCCGCAAATCTACTAAGGTTCGCGCTTTTGGGTGAAGATATTGGCAACGATATcgatcaagaagaaagtgaatACGAAGAAGCCTTGTCGAAGAGATCTCCACACAAATCGCCCAAAAAGAGACAAAGAGTCAGGCAACCAGCAAGTAATTCGGGATCTCCAATCAAAACTACTCCAAGAAGGTCTGCGACACCGTCCGTCAATGCTACACCATCATCCGCGCGTAGAATATTACGCTTCCAGGATGACGAAGAACAAGCTGGCGAAGATGATAACGATATTATGTCACCACTTCCCATAGAAGAAGAGGCTGACCTACAAAGAAGACTTGAATTGGGATTGAGGGTATCTCCAAGACGTAAAGAACACCTCCACACGTCGGATGTAGCCGCTTCAGGCCCTCTTACCGAGGTTGGTACCCCAAGATTACCTAACGTATCTTCTGCAGGTCAGGATGAtgagcaacaacagcaacaacagtCGGTAATTTCCTTCGAAAGCGTGGAACCAGGTACTATTTCTACCGGTAGATTGTCTTTGATCTCCGGTATAATTGCCCGTTTGATGCAAACAGAAATATTCGAAGAAGAATCGTATCCCGTGGCGTCTTTGTTCGAAAGGATCAATGAAGAGCTCCCcgaggaagaaaagttttCCGCCCAAGAATATCTTGCAGGCTTGAAGATCATGTCCGACAGAAACAATCTAATGGTTGCTGACGATAAAGTGTGGAGAGTGTGA
- the ANP1 gene encoding Anp1p (similar to Saccharomyces cerevisiae ANP1 (YEL036C); ancestral locus Anc_1.479): protein MKYNKKNLSFSPTTVSIAGTLLTVFFLTRLVLSFFSISLFQLLTFQGIFKPYVPDFKNTPDVEFYDLRNYQGNQDGWQQGDRILFCVPLRDASEHLPMFFNHLNTMSYPHNLIDLSFLVSDSSDNTMGVLLSSLQTAQSQQDKSKRFGNIEIYEKDFGQIIGQSFSDRHGFGAQGPRRKLMARARNWLGSVALKPYHSWVYWRDVDVQTIPTTIMEDLMHHDKDVIVPNVWRPLPDWLGNIQPYDLNSWKESEGGLQLADALDEDAVIVEGYPEYATWRPHLAYMRDPNGNPEDEMELDGIGGVSILAKAKVFRTGSHFPAFSFEKHAETEAFGRLSRRMNYNVIGLPHYVIWHIYEPSSDDLKHMAWMAEEEKRKLEEERIREFYHKIWDIGFEDVRAQWNEERDSILKNIDSTLNSKVTVDWSEDGDSSELVDSKGEFVPSNNPQQQQQQQQQQQQQDSNPQGKALDENDKNKKKLFKEVPLDFDPDRN, encoded by the coding sequence ATGAagtataataaaaaaaacctctCGTTCAGCCCCACCACAGTGAGCATCGCTGGAACGCTGCTCACCGTGTTCTTCCTCACAAGACTCGTGCTTTCGTTCTTCTCGATATCGCTGTTTCAACTGCTCACGTTCCAAGGGATCTTCAAGCCCTACGTTCCAGATTTCAAGAACACTCCCGACGTGGAGTTCTACGACCTGCGAAATTACCAGGGCAACCAAGACGGCTGGCAACAGGGCGACCGCATCCTGTTCTGTGTGCCGCTGAGAGACGCCTCGGAGCATCTGCCCATGTTTTTCAACCATCTGAATACCATGTCGTATCCGCACAACCTCATCGACCTGTCGTTTCTGGTCAGCGACTCCTCCGACAATACCATGGGCGTGCTTCTATCCAGCCTGCAGACGGCGCAGTCGCAGCAGGACAAGTCCAAGAGATTCGGCAATATCGAGATCTACGAGAAGGATTTCGGCCAAATCATAGGCCAGTCCTTCTCTGATCGTCACGGGTTTGGCGCACAGGGCCCCAGAAGAAAGCTCATGGCCAGGGCCCGTAACTGGCTGGGATCCGTGGCGTTGAAGCCGTACCACTCTTGGGTGTACTGGAGAGACGTGGATGTCCAAACGATTCCCACCACCATCATGGAGGACCTAATGCATCACGACAAAGACGTCATCGTCCCCAACGTCTGGAGACCCCTGCCGGACTGGCTGGGGAACATCCAGCCCTACGACCTGAACTCGTGGAAGGAGTCCGAAGGTGGTCTTCAACTGGCAGATGCCCTGGACGAAGACGCCGTAATCGTCGAGGGGTACCCGGAATACGCCACTTGGAGACCCCATTTGGCCTACATGAGAGACCCCAACGGTAATCCAGAGGACGAAATGGAGCTAGACGGCATCGGAGGTGTCTCCATTCTCGCCAAGGCCAAAGTGTTCAGAACTGGCTCACACTTCCCTGcattttcctttgaaaagCACGCCGAGACAGAAGCGTTCGGCAGACTGTCCCGCAGAATGAACTACAACGTTATCGGCCTTCCCCATTATGTCATCTGGCACATCTACGAGCCCTCCAGCGATGACTTGAAACACATGGCTTGGATGGCGGAAGAGGAGAAACGGAAACTGGAAGAAGAGAGAATTCGGGAATTCTACCACAAGATTTGGGACATCGGATTCGAAGACGTCAGGGCCCAATGGAACGAAGAAAGAGACTCgatcttgaaaaacatcGACTCTACCCTAAACAGCAAGGTCACTGTGGACTGGTCTGAAGACGGCGATAGTTCGGAACTCGTGGACTCGAAGGGTGAGTTTGTCCCCTCGAATAACCcacagcaacaacaacagcaacagcaacagcaacagcagcaagaCAGCAACCCGCAGGGGAAGGCTCTTGATGAAAAcgacaagaacaagaaaaaacttttcaaagaagttCCTTTGGACTTCGACCCTGATAGAAACTAG
- the HYP2 gene encoding translation elongation factor eIF-5A (similar to Saccharomyces cerevisiae HYP2 (YEL034W) and ANB1 (YJR047C); ancestral locus Anc_1.478), whose translation MSDEEHTFETADAGSSTTYPMQCSSLRKSGFVVIKGRPCKIVDMSTSKTGKHGHAKVHLVAIDIFTGKKLEDLSPSTHNMEVPVVKRNEYQLLDIDDGFLSLMNMDGDTKDDVKAPEGELGDTMQAAFDEGKDLMVTIISAMGEEAAISFKEAARSD comes from the coding sequence atgtCTGACGAAGAACACACTTTCGAAACCGCTGACGCCGGTTCCTCCACCACCTACCCAATGCAATGTTCTTCCTTGAGAAAGAGTGGTTTCGTTGTCATCAAGGGTAGACCTTGTAAGATCGTCGACATGTCTACTTCCAAGACCGGTAAGCACGGTCACGCCAAGGTCCATTTGGTTGCCATTGATATCTTCACTGGTAAGAAGTTGGAAGATTTGTCTCCATCTACTCACAACATGGAAGTCCCAGTTGTCAAGAGAAACGAGTACCAGTTGTTGGACATCGATGACGGTTTCTTGTCTTTGATGAACATGGATGGTGACACCAAGGATGACGTCAAGGCCCCAGAAGGTGAATTGGGTGACACCATGCAAGCCGCCTTCGACGAAGGTAAAGACTTGATGGTCACTATTATCTCCGCCATGGGTGAAGAAGCCGCCATCTCCTTCAAGGAAGCTGCTAGATCCGattaa
- the UTR2 gene encoding chitin transglycosylase UTR2 (similar to Saccharomyces cerevisiae UTR2 (YEL040W); ancestral locus Anc_1.483), with protein sequence MSIANSWLICLVGIFSIVLRVEASTFCNATQACPEDKPCCSQYGECGTGQYCLNNCDVRFSFSHDSCMPVPICKSSSTKFKDYSSKLGDANTFLGNVSEADWLYTGNVLDYDDEESLILAMPKNSGGTVLSSTRAVWYGKVSARMKTSHLGGVVTGFILYSGAGDEIDYEFVGADLETAQTNFYWEGVLNYTNSANISTTDTFEEYHTYELDWHEDYATWSVDGVVGRSLYKNQTYNATTKSYQYPQTPSKVDISIWPGGNSTNAPGTIAWSGGEINWDAADISDPGYYYAIINEINITCYDPPSAAKKNGTSAYVYTSSEEFLAKDIAITDDEVMMDTDEGSGLNPHKGATTSSSAQKSSSSTSASSDHSTSTKKSSKATSTVSSSSSSSSSTTKDGDKAVSTVSSSATSQTASSASGSASSSASASSSASASSSASSMSGHNMGANVAANWGLTAFGVLLGYIL encoded by the coding sequence ATGTCTATCGCTAATAGTTGGCTAATCTGTTTAGTCGGcattttttccattgtgCTACGTGTAGAGGCTAGTACTTTCTGTAACGCTACTCAAGCATGTCCTGAAGATAAGCCATGTTGTTCACAATATGGTGAATGTGGTACCGGTCAATACTGTTTAAATAACTGTGATGTGAGGTTTTCATTTAGCCACGATTCATGTATGCCAGTGCCTATCTGTAAGAGTTCATCTACTAAGTTCAAAGATTATTCTTCCAAATTGGGAGACGCCAATACTTTCTTAGGTAATGTCAGCGAGGCTGATTGGTTGTATACTGGTAATGTCTTAGATtacgatgatgaagagagTTTAATTTTGGCTATGCCCAAAAACAGTGGTGGTACCGTTCTTTCCTCTACAAGAGCTGTTTGGTACGGTAAAGTCAGTGCTAGAATGAAGACCTCGCACCTTGGCGGTGTGGTCACTGGGTTCATCTTGTATTCTGGTGCAggtgatgaaattgattaCGAATTTGTTGGCGCTGATTTAGAAACTGCTCAAACCAACTTCTACTGGGAAGGTGTTTTAAACTACACAAATTCTGCAAATATTTCCACCACTGATACCTTCGAAGAGTATCACACCTATGAGCTAGATTGGCACGAAGACTATGCGACATGGTCAGTTGATGGTGTCGTTGGTAGATCTTTGTACAAGAACCAGACTTATAATGCCACCACTAAAAGTTATCAATACCCACAAACTCCATCCAAGGTGGATATTTCTATTTGGCCTGGTGGTAACTCTACCAACGCTCCTGGGACAATTGCATGGTCCGGTGGTGAAATTAATTGGGACGCAGCAGACATCAGTGATCCAGGTTATTATTATGCtattatcaatgaaattaaTATCACATGTTACGATCCGCCAAGTGCTGCTAAGAAGAACGGTACTTCTGCCTATGTTTACACATCATCCGAAGAATTTTTGGCAAAAGACATTGCTATCACTGACGATGAAGTTATGATGGACACTGATGAAGGATCTGGTTTAAACCCTCATAAGGGTGCTACCACATCATCTTCTGCTCAgaaatcatcatcttcaacatCGGCTTCTTCCGATCACAGTACTTCCACTAAGAAGAGTAGTAAGGCCACTTCTACAGTATCCTCctcctcatcttcttcttctagtACCACAAAGGATGGAGACAAAGCTGTCTCTACCGTATCTTCCTCTGCGACTTCTCAGACGGCCTCTTCTGCCAGTGGAAGCGCCTCCAGCAGTGCAAGCGCCTCCAGCAGTGCAAGCGCCTCTAGCAGCGCAAGCTCAATGAGCGGCCATAACATGGGTGCTAACGTTGCTGCAAACTGGGGTTTGACCGCTTTCGGTGTTCTCCTAGGTTACATTCTATGA
- the YEF1 gene encoding NADH/NAD(+) kinase (similar to Saccharomyces cerevisiae YEF1 (YEL041W) and UTR1 (YJR049C); ancestral locus Anc_1.484): MKTNELLVKTSSNLYTKADDEVDAIDKVGPIKLITEGKPSNNFGEPGLMRCGYNDAKNWVRRLSSDTIVGEETNNLYPSYVDTAYDVRRLRKDIINAKVELYVENLMIICNINDVSTVFLMREVVEWTLRNFLSITVYVQDIFKNSTHFDAGDLCRDSNSKQNRIKYWSEKFVQSHDSFFDLVITLGGDGTVLFASSIFSKNVPPIVPFALGSLGFLTNFEFHKFKEILKHILKDKVRVNLRMRLQCRLYRRNKPEIDPVTRKKVCFIDFVSEHHVLNELTVDRGPTPCLSLLELYGHNSLMTKVQGDGLIVATPTGSTAYSLSAGGSLISPSVNAIAVTPICPHTLSFRPIILPDSMELKVKVGMNSRGTSWVNFDGKDRVELKQGDYVVIAASPYAVPTVESSPSEFFESISKNLNWNDREEQKPFAHILSPKNQEKYKMDSSKNEHGSITNSFDSLSTSLDAHNEERQPKAEPEIVVERTRQAHFAI, translated from the coding sequence ATGAAAACCAATGAATTATTGGTGAAAACTTCCTCGAATTTGTACACCAAAGCTGATGATGAGGTGGATGCTATAGATAAAGTAGGACCAATCAAACTTATAACAGAAGGTAAACCTTCGAACAACTTTGGAGAGCCTGGCCTTATGAGGTGTGGTTATAACGATGCTAAAAACTGGGTAAGAAGATTATCCAGCGACACAATTGTAGGAGAAGAAACGAATAACCTGTACCCGTCTTATGTTGATACTGCCTACGATGTTCGGCGTTTAAGAAAAGATATTATAAACGCTAAAGTTGAATTGTACGTTGAGAATTTGATGATCATTTGTAATATTAATGACGTTTCGACCGTGTTTCTCATGAGAGAAGTTGTGGAATGGACTTTACGCAACTTTCTATCAATTACTGTATACGTACAagacattttcaaaaattcaactCATTTTGATGCTGGTGATCTCTGCAGGGATAGCAATAGCAAACAAAATAGAATAAAGTACTGGTCAGAAAAATTTGTACAAAGTCATGATTCGTTCTTTGATTTAGTGATTACGTTGGGGGGTGATGGAACTGTACTTTTTGCTTCAtctatattttctaaaaacGTTCCACCAATAGTTCCATTTGCCCTTGGTTCACTGGGGTTTTTAACAAACTTTGAGTTTCATAAATTCAAGGAGATATTAAAACATATCTTGAAGGATAAAGTTCGTGTTAATTTACGAATGAGATTGCAGTGCAGGCTTTATCGTAGAAACAAACCCGAAATTGATCCTGTGACTAGAAAAAAGGTATGcttcattgattttgtcTCGGAGCATCACGTTCTAAATGAGCTGACCGTAGATAGAGGTCCCACTCCCTGTTTATCACTACTGGAACTTTACGGACACAACTCATTAATGACCAAGGTTCAAGGAGATGGGTTGATTGTAGCTACACCAACAGGATCCACAGCGTACTCATTGAGTGCGGGGGGGTCTTTAATATCGCCAAGTGTGAACGCTATAGCAGTTACTCCCATCTGTCCTCATACTCTGAGTTTTAGGCCTATAATTCTGCCGGATAGTATGGAGTTAAAAGTTAAAGTAGGCATGAATTCAAGAGGAACGTCGTGGGTAAACTTTGATGGTAAAGATAGAGTCGAACTTAAACAAGGTGACTATGTCGTAATAGCTGCAAGTCCCTATGCAGTACCAACCGTCGAATCGTCCCCAAGTGAATTTTTCGAAAGCATCAGTAAAAATCTCAATTGGAATGACCGCGAGGAACAGAAGCCGTTTGCACATATTCTCTCTCCtaaaaatcaagaaaagtaTAAGATGGATTCATCTAAGAATGAACATGGCAGCATAACTAACAGCTTCGATAGCCTATCCACAAGTTTAGATGCGCACAATGAAGAGAGGCAACCTAAAGCAGAGCCAGAAATAGTTGTTGAACGGACTCGACAAGCGCATTTTGCAATTTAG